Within the Mastacembelus armatus chromosome 23, fMasArm1.2, whole genome shotgun sequence genome, the region CAAGATGGCTGCAGAGAGCAGAGGTGGTTTGTCAGGCTCCACACCTGCTCTTTTATTTCACTGATTGTTGACTATTAAGACAAATTTGATCTGTTTCCTATGCTAAGACCATGTATATCTCCTAAATGAAATGTATGATTATGATTCTATCACATATGCCCTATTGTGCAATTTTCGGCGGACAGGCCTCAATTTTTAAGCCTGTAATGTCATTATACAAACAAACCTTAAAGGTAATGGATCAGAAACCAATGAAATGACACTGTCAAATTCTCCCAAAGTATAATTTCTTAAGTTATAACTTTTgtaaattttcatttattagaACAATATTTAAAAGTGGGGGGGCACAGtgtctgagtggttagcactgtttcctTACAGCCAGAAGACCGAAATCCACcatgggcctttctgtgtggagtttgcatgttctccctatgcTTGGGATGGGGGCTGCAAACTAGTTTCATACTATATGCCCTATGTACACGGCATCGATTATCTGCGTGCAACAATGCTCAGTGTATTGTccctaaaaaaataatacaataaataaaattgtagTTTTACATAAGCAACATGGATTTGAATGTATAGGTATAAGTGTATGCCCAAATGGCTGGTTGAATAAACAAACTTTCAACCTGTAGCCAGGTACTGTttaacagatgtttgtttttctgcattccACACACATCTGCAGTCTCAAACTAACTTTAAATCACACAGGTGTACTATATGTGCTGGAATTTATTTCTCCCtactcctccttttctttttgctccatGTCTTTCCTGCTCACCTCACCCTTCTTTTGACAGTGAGATACGTCTGATGGAGATTGTGGAGGGGCTATGTGAGAGCAGCAGTTTTGAGTGCAACCACATGGTGGAAGAACACGAAGAGCACTTTGAGACTTGGTGGTTCAAAAGGTGGGCATTGGTTTATGCAAATATTGTCGAAATATTAATGTCAGCATGACACCAGCAAGTTGGTTGAAAGAATCAATTCCCAACACCAGAAAGTAAGACATAAAACAGACCACTTGACAGCCCTGACAGAATTAGTGCCTGCAGATTTACACAAAGATATAAAAAGATTGTTTCACTTACTAAACTGTGGTAAACCTCATTTCTTCctgttctgtttcctgttgtaatgcaggaaaacaaaacatcctgaTCTGCACAAATGGTTCTGCATTGAAACCCTCAAGGTCTGCTGTCCAAAGGGAACATTTGGACCAGACTGCAATGGTGAGGAAAAACCGCAGAATGACAGTTTGCACATACAcgggttgtgtttgtgtcacaccAGAACAAATTCCACTGTCAGGAACCTGTGGGGTCAAACTTCACCTTAAATCCTTCTGTGTCATGTCCTTCTGTTTTTAAGCCTGCATTGGAGGCTCTGAGAGACCTTGTCATGGAAATGGCATGTGTGATGGTGACGGAACTCGTGGAGGGAACGGGAAGTGCACCTGTGATCACGGTTATGAAGGGGAGTTCTGCCTAGACTGCATCGACGGCTACTTCAGTGAAGTGCGGAACGACACCTTCTCTCTGTGTACAGGTACAGTTCAGCATATGTCGCCAAAAAGGAACCTGTCACCAACCTTCATAtacaaacaagaagaaaaatgaggTCAGGTTTTATTTGCTGGGCTTCACTTCCTTCTACAGGATGCCACTCATCTTGCAAAACCTGCGCGGGAGCAACCAATCAGGACTGTGATGAGTGTAAGGAAGGCTGGGAGGAGGATGACCAGGAAACCTGTGTCGGTGAGAGCGTCCAGGAGAAAATAACAGCTGGTGTAATATATGCAGAAAGCCACAACTGCATGATTTtggttaaaatgacatttaattttCATCCATCCCTCTATTTTCTGTATcacttagtccaattcagggttgCAGTGGGGCTGCATCTAATCCCAGCTATCATTAGgcgagaggcagggtacaccctggacagatcaccactCTATCACAGGGCACATTTAGCTTCAGTAACATAATGCAGTTTATCCACTAGAACATTTAAATGAGTTGGATAACACAAGACTTACAAAGGCATCACTTTAGGGTTAAAAAGACTGTAACTGGCACATCTCACCACCTCCTAACATTTCACTGACCAAACCATTAATTGACTTATTTTGAAAATTCTAAGCAGattgacaaaatattttaattgcacCACAgttaaaatgtagaaatgtttgaaTCAACAGGATTGTTTGGATAGATAGAAAGATGGattctacacacacatttgattGTGAAAGAACATTAATGCAGTGAAGAAAGCACGTGTTGCTGATCCTCATTTAGCATACAGCATTGATATTGCATGTTTTTCATTAGGATGTAGTGAAAGGAATAAGAATGTGAAGCAGGTGTGACAGCCTGTGTTACTGCAGTTTATCTGATGTGTTTCAGATGTAAATGAGTGCTCCAAAGACCCTTCTCCTTGTGAAGAAGATCAATACTGTCTTAATACAGAAGGCTCCTATTCCTGCAAAGGTAAAAGGCCTGACACTGCATCATCAGCGTCAAttatatatctgtatatatcCAAATTCAATAAGCTATAGGGCCCATGCCTCCTTTGGACATCAGGAAAGTCAtttagtttttcactgaaaGACTTCTCTGTGATATTTATCTAATACaaattgtgtttgtggttgtccTTCACAGCCTGTGACAAAGTGTGTTCTGGCTGCACCGGAGCTGGCCCTGATAAGTGTCAGGCTTGTGCCAGTGGGTACCAAGACGTGGAGGGCACCTGCACAGGTATGATGTAAATAATTCACTACTAGAACAGTGTTTACAGTACAAACACTGCAATTTGAAAGAGGTTAAAAGATAGGgcaggtatatatatatttttttttattgtcaacaaatacaaaaccataaaacagCGAATGGTTAGTCTGTTTATAGCCCTGCTTTTTTTTAAGGCTAAGTGATAAAAGCTAGGCACTGTAGTTTAAAAGTTGTAACTCAAACAATATTAAATGGTGTATTTATTTGGGGACTGTAGAACATCACCAGACATACCTGGTTGATTTATCAGTGTTGGGTTTTATGTTTCCCAGACATGGATGAGTGTTCCCAGTCAGAGCCCGTATGCACGAAGGAGAACCAGGAGTGTGTCAATACTAAAGGCAGTTATGTCTGTATCTGCTCAAGTGGCTATGAGGAGCAAGATGGCGAGTGTGTCCAAACGCCACAGCCAGGTGAGTATTAACACTTTGTGTCATTCTGAATAGTAATCAAGGTCTTTAGCAGAAGTTTAGGGAGTCTTATAGTTCCTGAACTGAAAGTTTGTATTGTCTGCTATAACGttttgaagaaaacacacattgtaTGTTGGGCACCTGAGTTTTTGACAATGTTATTAgatgttaatatattttataatatatacagtgccctccacaattattggcacccctgattaagattggattttaagcttctaataaattcattttctttttaaaaatcgaatcaaaattcaaaaaaaaagagaaaaattcaacctttaattgaagtacaattattcagcaaaaaacaaaaataacattaaataattGACTTcatatgaaatcatgtgtgccacaattatcggcacccttgatcttaatacttcgtacaacccccttttgccaacaagacagcacttaatctcctctaacatctcacaaagttggagaatacagagagagggatctttaaccattcctctttgcacaatctttccagatcatccaaggTGCGGGGTCCTCCTTTTCAGTTCACCCTATAGGTTTTCAATTGGGTTGAGGTCTGGGGACTGAGATGGCCGTTGGCGTAGCTTGATTTTATGTCAGCTGAACcattttttagtagattttgccacatgttttgggtcattatcctgctgaaGGACCCAATAACGACCAATTTTACTACATCTTAATCAtgggtgccaataattgtggagggcactgtataATTTGTCTATGCTTCTGTTCTAATCAGAAAAAACGGAGGAGTCAGAAGTATCTGAGATGACAACAGGTCCACACGGGGAGCTTTGATGTCATTACTGGGACCAATAGGAGCAAATCAGGAAGAACTGTTGAAATTCTGCACATCTGAAGCCTCCTGTTTATGAAGTGTCAACAACATGTACTTACTAGCTGCACTTGAAACCAACAAAAGCTGCCAAGACAGTGTTTTCCAGCAGTGGATTAAAGGACTCAAAAAGAGACATTTCATGCTCTTAGAGTGTTTGTCATTGTTGCTGTGCTCAAACTACCAACTGTTGTCTATATTTgttgttcagtttttaaaaaaatcagagatGGTCAAAAAGATGAATAAAGTTAATTATGTTAAAATTATGACAAACACATGTCAGTATT harbors:
- the creld2 gene encoding cysteine-rich with EGF-like domain protein 2, yielding MLSIGPERRLLSCLTLLLLFQVSDAKRDFKNACNTCQKITDNFNKGIDRTAKQNFGGGNTAWEERKLSKYETSEIRLMEIVEGLCESSSFECNHMVEEHEEHFETWWFKRKTKHPDLHKWFCIETLKVCCPKGTFGPDCNACIGGSERPCHGNGMCDGDGTRGGNGKCTCDHGYEGEFCLDCIDGYFSEVRNDTFSLCTGCHSSCKTCAGATNQDCDECKEGWEEDDQETCVDVNECSKDPSPCEEDQYCLNTEGSYSCKACDKVCSGCTGAGPDKCQACASGYQDVEGTCTDMDECSQSEPVCTKENQECVNTKGSYVCICSSGYEEQDGECVQTPQPEKTEESEVSEMTTGPHGEL